TTCATGGCTGCCCGCCAAGAAACTGCCCATCATAACAGTGGATGCCCCCAGTGCCAAAGCCTTCACGATATGCCCAGAGTATGAAATTCCACCATCAGCTATAACTGGGACATTCTGATCATTGGCATAAGATGCAACCTTGTACACAGCAGTAGCctgccaaacaaaaaaaagcatcAAAAGCAAGCAGATGTAACAAAATTGTTTGGTGTCTATATATGATATATAGTGTGTGGAACATATGGGGTAAACACACAAAATTACTTTCTAGCATAAACTAGCCAGACTGCTAGGCTACGTGGAACATATGGGGTAAGAATAAGACACCATCTAATTTCACTTTAAATTGTAGTTTTGAACAACAGAAGAAAATAAAGCAGTATAGCAGGTCCAATAAACAGCGTGCTACCAATTTCAGAGGACCTAAGCTGATTTTTCAATTATCAGGACCTAAGCTGACAAGCAACTAATTTTACAGTAAAAGAAAGTCAACAATCATGCAAATGAACTAAACTATTAAGGCAGCGGGAGTTTATGAGAAATATACCTGCCCTCTACCCACAGCACAAACCTCCTGGGTTGTGCAAATTGAGCCAGAGCCCATTCCAACACGCAGGCCATCGACTCCAGCAGTAACCAAATTTTGCGCCTGTGCAATTGTCACCACATTACCTCCAATCAAATCCACCTCTGGATACATCTTCTTCGCATACTTTATCATGTCAAGCTGATACATAGAGTTCCCTTGAGAGCTATCAATCACGATAGCGTTGACCCCTGCCTGAACTAGCTGCTCTAGCCTTTGCTTGTCATCCTCACGGGTCCCAATGGAGGCTGCAACTACAAACTTTCCATCTGCTCCAAGAGTTGGCTTGCCTAGCTTCGGATAGCTTCGAATTCGCTCAACATCCTTGTTGGTGATGAGGTCAATTACCTCGCCCTCCTCGGACACAAGAGGGGCGTAGTCCAAACCCTCATCAGCGAGGAAGGCAGCGGCCTGCTCAAAGTCgaaggaggccgaggcggagCGCGGGGCAGGGCGCATGTATTCGGATACTGGGGCAGGTGAACCAGacgaggcggcgtcggcggcgacagCGACACCGACGAGCTTTGAAAGTGAATCGCCGCGCTCAGTGACGATGGCGTAATCGTACCCCGCGAAGTCGTTGGGCGATGGAGCGGAGGccggggagaagaaggggacgGAGGATACgaacgggaggcggcgggatttggcggcgcggacgatggaggcctggatgTGGGGCTCGGTGTTGCAGtggacgacggcgacgccgccgagggaggccatggccgcggccatggcggactCGGAGACGGTGTCCATGGGGGAGGCGACGCATGGGATGGAGAGGGACACGCGGCGGGAGAAGCGGGTGGAGAGGtcgacggcgtcggcggggaAGTCGATCAAGCCCGGGTGTAAGATGACGTCGTCGTAGGTGTAGGAGACGCCCTGCGAGAACAAGCGCTTCGCGGAGAAGCCGTCGTCGGCGATGTCGGCGCTGCTCGGCGCCATTTGTGGGTTTTTTAGGgttttggcggcggcggcgcggcggctggGGTGAGTGGAAATGGCAGTGGAGATGGACGGGGCAGATGGGTCGAGTATTCGATTGGGATTTATGGGAAGCGTGAAGCAAACTCACGCAGGAGGAGTTAGGATttgtttggtaaaaaaaagggttTGTTTGTATTCTTAGGATTTGTTTGGCCGGTAGCAATTTTGCCCAAGTCGTCTGTGAATGTATATATACCCAAAAatcgtttagatacatgtaatatttttttaaatacgaatgtatctatatttaaATAATATTTTGTCATTTCATGTGGGACCGAGTGAATAGTCAATGTTAAGTCTCCGCTTCAAGTAGGTCAACATTAaaataatactctctccgttctaAAATAAGTGGCGTGgatcacttatttcaggaagAATCTACAATACATGCGCTGCTTACAAAAAAAAGCCGGTTTATTCTTAAACATGAGTGCTTAATTATACACAAAGGTATTTCATTAAGCATATGTCCTATAAAAATAGGCACACTTGTgtctaaacaaaaaaaaatgtttatttttttaacgCACATGGGAATATTGCTCTCATGTGTTCTAGCTCACAAATTTTCTGTGCAGCCAAATTAACCAGATGAAGCAATAGTTCCAAGTATATGACATATTGATATATCGAAATCGTATTATAAATAGATATGCAGACGGATAGTAcaagaacaaaaatatatgtCTAACTCGACAATAAGAATAGACAGGTGTAGCACATTGTAGGtaatcccttttttttccatatcTAAACAAACTAATGCACAGATCAAACTTCATAAATACGTATCACAAACAAAATCAGGTACATGAATGCATGGAGGCAATTGCTCAGCAACAAAGTTGGATCTAGCAAGTCAGGCCTCGTTTGGCAGCGGTGTGTTAGAGGGTGTTGGGGAGTATTTTAGGGAGAGTATTTGGTGAAAACGCCCTTCACCAAATACCCTGGAATACCCTTCATTTTAATACTCTACTAGCTATCCTTTACTCAAATTTGCTGTCAGGTTATTGTTGGAAGGAGTCAGAACTCAGACGTGTTCAGTTCGTGTCAACAAATTGATAACAGGAAGTCGAGAAGAGCATGACTTGTGTAATGTGTTCGGCACGAGAAAACACTCCGGAGGAGGGGTGGAGTGTATCTCTACGCACCAGGGTAAGAAAAGGGAGAGATATAGCGTGTGTATATGTATGCAGGCGTGCCAGTGTATCGAGATACACAAATAAAAGTGCAGGAACAAATACAATTCCCGAACGTGTTGCGCTCCATGGCCTACTAGCGCGGCCAGCCTGACTATGGCGATTGCGGTCTCCTGGTCCCCGAGGCCTCGGAAGGCTCCCGGTTAATTACTCCCGCGGGTTGCGCCGCGAGATACCTCCGATTAAGCCACGTGGTCGTCGTCTTTGGTCTTCGCT
This is a stretch of genomic DNA from Brachypodium distachyon strain Bd21 chromosome 1, Brachypodium_distachyon_v3.0, whole genome shotgun sequence. It encodes these proteins:
- the LOC100827925 gene encoding inosine-5'-monophosphate dehydrogenase; translation: MAPSSADIADDGFSAKRLFSQGVSYTYDDVILHPGLIDFPADAVDLSTRFSRRVSLSIPCVASPMDTVSESAMAAAMASLGGVAVVHCNTEPHIQASIVRAAKSRRLPFVSSVPFFSPASAPSPNDFAGYDYAIVTERGDSLSKLVGVAVAADAASSGSPAPVSEYMRPAPRSASASFDFEQAAAFLADEGLDYAPLVSEEGEVIDLITNKDVERIRSYPKLGKPTLGADGKFVVAASIGTREDDKQRLEQLVQAGVNAIVIDSSQGNSMYQLDMIKYAKKMYPEVDLIGGNVVTIAQAQNLVTAGVDGLRVGMGSGSICTTQEVCAVGRGQATAVYKVASYANDQNVPVIADGGISYSGHIVKALALGASTVMMGSFLAGSHEAPGAYEYKDGHRVKKYRGMGSLEAMTKGSDARYLGDTLKLKVAQGVVGAVADKGSVLRFIPYTMQAVKQGFQDFGASSLQSAHDLLRSETLRLEVRTGAAQVEGGIHGLVSYEKKSF